The following proteins are encoded in a genomic region of Mustela erminea isolate mMusErm1 chromosome 3, mMusErm1.Pri, whole genome shotgun sequence:
- the MCIDAS gene encoding multicilin isoform X2, which translates to MRRRGDCGRPAAGRPATTLSAGGLPPQTQLRTVPALFGILGDPALATTVTLLTIAMQACWVPSLGWGFDFQNHSLQTAADFDLQDFRDTVDSLIADSSSLMSPPLAGGDFPFSPCDVLPFGPCLSPPLDPRALQSPPLRPPDVPPPEQYWKEVADQNQRALGDALVENNQLHVTLTQKQEEIASLKERNVQLKELASRTRHLASVLDKLMITQSRDHGTTAEPFLLKATAKRSLEELFSATGQDCAEVDAILREISERCDEALQSRDPKRLRLQPEPAKSEGKPEHLHGSFRGLRTDCSRSALNLSHSELEEGGSFSTPIRSHSTIRTLAFPQGNAFTIRTANGGYKFRWVPS; encoded by the exons ATGAGGCGGCGCGGGGACTGCGGGCGGCCGGCTGCAGGACGCCCGGCCACTACGCTGAGCGCAGGAGGACTCCCGCCGCAAACACAGCTCCGCACAGTTCCGGCGCTCTTCGGGATTCTCGGGGACCCGGCCCTTGCTACGACTGTTACGCTCCTCACCATTGCAATGCAAGCCTGCTGGGTTCCAAGCCTGGGATGGGGCTTTGATTTTCAG AACCATTCTCTGCAGACGGCAGCGGACTTCGATCTGCAGGATTTCAGAGACACAGTGGACAGTCTCATTGCAG ACTCATCCTCTTTGATGTCGCCTCCTCTGGCCGGTGGagacttccccttctctccttgcGACGTATTGCCATTTGGGCCCTGTCTCTCTCCGCCGCTGGACCCAAGGGCCCTGCAGTCACCGCCGCTGCGCCCTCCGGACGTGCCCCCGCCTGAGCAGTACTGGAAGGAGGTGGCCGACCAGAACCAGAGGGCATTGGGGGACGCACTCGTTGAGAATAACCAA CTGCACGTGACACTGACCCAGAAACAGGAGGAGATCGCCTCGCTCAAAGAGCGGAACGTGCAACTGAAGGAACTTGCCAGTCGGACCCGGCACCTGGCCTCGGTGCTGGAT AAGCTGATGATCACGCAGTCCCGGGATCACGGAACGACAGCCGAGCCCTTCCTGCTCAAGGCGACAGCCAAAAGGAGCCTGGAGGAGTTGTTCAGTGCTACCGGGCAGGATTGCGCGGAAGTGGACGCCATCCTGAGGGAGATTTCCGAGCGCTGCGATGAAGCGCTGCAGAGCCGCGACCCCAAGCGCCTCCGGCTACAGCCGGAGCCCGCGAAGAGCGAAGGCAAGCCGGAGCACCTGCACGGCAGCTTCCGGGGGCTGCGCACAGACTGCAGCCGGAGCGCGCTCAACTTGAGCCACAGTGAGTTGGAAGAAGGCGGCTCCTTCAGCACTCCCATCCGCAGCCACAGCACCATCCGCACCCTCGCTTTCCCCCAGGGCAATGCCTTCACCATTCGGACAGCCAACGGGGGTTACAAATTCCGCTGGGTCCCCAGTTGA